The [Clostridium] celerecrescens 18A genomic sequence ATTTCCCTCTGACTTAAAATACTTCCCCCAGGTAATACGGGGATTGCTGTCTGCAGGAATCGGAACCGGTTGAATGATAGATGTATAGCTCACCCATGGAATGCTGGAAAAGTAAAAGAGCTGATCCTCGTCTTCCCCGTCTGAAAGAGACTGGGACTGTCTGGCCTTTTCCTGCCGCTGCTTCCCATCCTTTAGATAGGCGTCAAAGGGCAGCCGGTCGTCTGCGGTACAGTAACAATAGTTTTCACCTTCTAAGGCCAGAGTATAGGAAGGAATGCAATGATCATATTCGATTATTCCATCTCCATGAATGCGACGGCGGAATTCCGGGATAGCGTTGGCTGTCTGAGCGGACGCGTAAAGGAAAGTCAAATAAAAGGGCAGTTCCTTTTCTTTAATAGAGCCCATAAAATATGTAATGTCCAAATTTACGGTCATACCAACATATGGGTAAGCGAAATTGCGGAAAAGGTTAAATTGATCTTTTCGCAGATAATGTTCCATGTCAAGATATTGATAACTCATAAAACACACCTCCTGATTTTATAAACCAATTGCGGCATAGAGCCTTAGGGAAAGGCGCAGGTAATATGCGCAATCATATACAAAAAAATACCGGAAACCTTATGATAATAAGGAATACCGGCACTCTTAAGTATATTGTCAATCGGAGTAACAGGATTTGAACCTGCGACCTCTCGGCCCCCAGCCGAGCGCGCTACCAAGCTACGCCATACTCCGTTTTCTTGACACATATGGTATTATAGCAGAAAGTTTCCGATTGGTAAAGTATATTTCTTGAAAAATTTTCAAATTTAATATATTATGGTAAGGAGACGATTATTTAGGAAGAAAAACAGGTGAAGATAGATGAAGCCAATTGTAAGCTTTGATGTAGATATGACACTGCTGGACCATAAAGACTGGACAATTCCTGCCAGTGCTTTGGAAACCATAGAAAAATTGAGAGAGAACTATACCATCGTACTGGCAACAGGCAGAGATATGGATTCCGTTTTCAGCACCGCCATCCGGGATGAGGTAAAACCGGATGCGATCATCCATCTCAATGGGACGAAGGTAACTGTGGGAGATAAGGTCATTTATGAACATACTTTTGATAAGGTTCTGCTGAGAAATATTCTGGCCTATGCGGAGAAAACTCCTTACAGCGTTGGAACTACAGTTGGGGAATGGGATTATTATGTTAATCC encodes the following:
- a CDS encoding CatA-like O-acetyltransferase encodes the protein MSYQYLDMEHYLRKDQFNLFRNFAYPYVGMTVNLDITYFMGSIKEKELPFYLTFLYASAQTANAIPEFRRRIHGDGIIEYDHCIPSYTLALEGENYCYCTADDRLPFDAYLKDGKQRQEKARQSQSLSDGEDEDQLFYFSSIPWVSYTSIIQPVPIPADSNPRITWGKYFKSEGNLKIPVSILANHALMDGYHISKFFMELQSRCDHLDWLL